One Pseudodesulfovibrio sp. S3 DNA window includes the following coding sequences:
- a CDS encoding carboxymuconolactone decarboxylase family protein, with amino-acid sequence MDNERFERGMEMLRRVDGELGDQVVASLEEVAPDLGRLMVEYAFGDIYSRPQLGLKERELVTISALAAKGACAPQLKVHINGALNVGWTREEIVECFIQLTVYAGFPAALNALFTAKEVFAERDKAEM; translated from the coding sequence ATGGACAACGAACGGTTTGAACGCGGAATGGAGATGTTGCGCCGGGTGGATGGCGAACTGGGCGATCAGGTGGTGGCTTCCCTGGAAGAGGTGGCCCCGGACCTGGGCAGGCTCATGGTGGAATATGCCTTCGGGGACATCTATTCCAGGCCGCAACTCGGTCTCAAGGAGAGGGAGTTGGTGACCATCTCGGCCCTGGCGGCCAAGGGAGCATGCGCTCCCCAACTCAAGGTGCATATCAACGGCGCGCTCAATGTGGGCTGGACCCGGGAGGAAATCGTCGAGTGCTTCATCCAGTTGACGGTCTATGCCGGGTTCCCGGCGGCCCTGAATGCCCTGTTCACGGCCAAGGAAGTCTTTGCGGAGCGGGACAAGGCCGAGATGTGA
- a CDS encoding LysR substrate-binding domain-containing protein, which produces MNTRQMHYFLAVAETLHFRKAAERLHMSQPPLSQQISALEEDLGVKLFIRDRRSVRLTEAGQCLLNDVRLILGSIETARRQAVDTGLGRIGRLRIGFIGPAIDGPLGHDLKKFSRTQPGIALDLHEKSTPELVNLVREQGLDMGVVRRMEVPPVELECLPYHREEYVLAVPATHSLAGKPLIEPHMLDNEPLIMFPRQLNPMLFDAWAALLAGAGAHMHVAQEVITKHATVALVAAGLGISPVPRSTAETGRRDVAFIPFTGNTPLLEFQTIVRQGPHSPPVKAFLEHLAESRDYPTGA; this is translated from the coding sequence ATGAACACCCGACAGATGCACTATTTTCTGGCTGTTGCCGAGACCCTGCATTTCCGCAAGGCGGCCGAACGGCTGCACATGTCCCAACCGCCACTGTCCCAACAGATATCGGCCCTGGAAGAGGATCTCGGAGTCAAGTTGTTCATCCGCGACCGACGTTCTGTCCGCCTGACCGAGGCCGGTCAGTGCCTGCTCAATGACGTCCGCCTTATCTTGGGGTCCATAGAAACTGCGCGCCGGCAGGCCGTGGACACCGGCCTGGGACGCATCGGCAGGCTGCGCATCGGGTTCATCGGCCCGGCCATAGACGGTCCGTTGGGCCATGACCTCAAGAAATTCAGCCGGACGCAGCCCGGCATCGCTCTGGACCTGCACGAAAAATCCACGCCGGAGTTAGTCAACTTGGTCAGGGAACAGGGTCTGGATATGGGAGTGGTTCGGCGCATGGAGGTGCCCCCTGTCGAACTGGAGTGCCTGCCCTACCACCGGGAAGAATACGTGCTGGCCGTGCCTGCAACCCATTCTCTGGCCGGGAAGCCGCTCATAGAGCCGCACATGCTGGACAATGAACCGCTGATCATGTTCCCCCGGCAGCTCAACCCCATGCTGTTCGATGCCTGGGCAGCCCTCCTGGCCGGGGCCGGGGCACACATGCACGTGGCCCAGGAAGTGATCACCAAACACGCCACCGTGGCCCTGGTGGCGGCTGGACTGGGCATCTCGCCCGTGCCGCGATCCACAGCCGAAACAGGCCGAAGGGATGTTGCCTTCATCCCCTTTACAGGGAACACGCCGCTGCTGGAATTCCAGACAATCGTCCGGCAAGGGCCTCATTCACCGCCCGTCAAGGCCTTTCTGGAACACCTCGCTGAAAGCAGAGACTACCCAACAGGCGCATAG